From a single Geoanaerobacter pelophilus genomic region:
- the gltX gene encoding glutamate--tRNA ligase, which yields MSNIRLRFAPSPTGYLHIGGARTALFNWLLAKKLKGTFILRIEDTDVARSTQESVDAILQGMEWLGLDWDEGPFYQSDNFPLYKEYVQKLLDEGKAYRCYCTSEELEAKRELAMKEGRKPKYDGTCRNLTEVNPDKPSVVRFRAPHEGLTAFNDLIKGPISFNNEELDDLIIQRTDGTPTYNFVVVIDDASMGITMVIRGDDHINNTPRQILLYEALGKPVPQFAHVPMILGSDKTRLSKRHGATSVMAYRDMGLLPEAMVNYLVRLGWSHGDEEIFSREDLIEKFSIEAVGKSAGVFNPDKLLWLNAHYIKTGDPERLATLLLPFLKERGVDPTDGPSLPAVVTTLQERARTMIEMADGALFYYQPDYPFDADAAEKFLNPETSAVLAELKTRLASLDSFDAVTIGAAFKELCTDMGIKLPQVAQPARVALTGKTAAPGIFEVVETLGMNETLRRIDRAVDFAKTTPVQGAV from the coding sequence ATGTCCAATATTCGCCTTCGTTTTGCGCCGAGTCCCACTGGTTACCTCCATATCGGAGGAGCACGCACTGCTCTCTTTAACTGGCTGCTGGCCAAAAAGCTCAAAGGTACCTTCATCCTGCGTATCGAGGATACCGATGTCGCCCGGTCGACTCAGGAATCAGTTGATGCGATTCTGCAAGGGATGGAGTGGCTCGGGCTGGACTGGGACGAGGGCCCCTTTTATCAGTCGGACAACTTTCCGCTTTATAAGGAGTATGTCCAGAAGCTTCTCGATGAGGGTAAGGCCTATCGTTGCTACTGTACCTCGGAAGAACTGGAAGCAAAGCGTGAACTAGCCATGAAGGAAGGGCGCAAACCGAAGTATGACGGCACCTGCAGGAATTTGACGGAGGTAAACCCTGACAAACCCTCGGTTGTCCGCTTTCGTGCTCCGCATGAAGGGTTGACTGCCTTTAACGATCTGATCAAAGGGCCGATCTCGTTCAACAATGAAGAACTGGACGATCTGATTATTCAGCGCACCGACGGGACTCCGACCTATAATTTCGTGGTTGTTATCGATGACGCCAGTATGGGGATCACCATGGTTATCAGGGGCGATGACCATATCAACAACACCCCTCGCCAGATCCTGCTCTATGAAGCGCTGGGTAAACCGGTACCGCAGTTTGCCCATGTGCCGATGATTCTCGGCAGCGACAAGACGCGCCTCTCTAAGAGGCACGGAGCGACAAGCGTCATGGCGTACCGTGACATGGGATTGCTTCCGGAAGCAATGGTTAACTATCTGGTTCGACTGGGATGGAGCCACGGTGATGAAGAGATCTTCTCCCGCGAGGACCTGATTGAGAAATTTTCCATTGAGGCAGTTGGCAAGTCTGCCGGGGTTTTTAACCCGGATAAACTGCTTTGGCTGAATGCCCATTACATCAAGACCGGTGATCCGGAACGGCTGGCCACGCTGTTATTGCCTTTTCTCAAGGAGCGCGGCGTAGACCCAACAGACGGGCCGTCACTGCCGGCAGTGGTAACGACGCTGCAGGAGAGGGCTCGGACCATGATAGAAATGGCTGACGGTGCACTTTTCTATTATCAGCCTGACTACCCGTTCGATGCCGATGCTGCTGAAAAATTTCTTAATCCTGAAACATCGGCAGTGCTGGCGGAGCTGAAGACCCGGCTTGCCTCGCTTGACTCATTCGACGCAGTCACGATAGGGGCAGCATTCAAAGAGCTCTGCACGGACATGGGTATCAAATTGCCGCAGGTTGCCCAGCCGGCACGGGTGGCGTTAACCGGGAAGACCGCTGCACCCGGCATTTTTGAAGTTGTCGAAACATTGGGCATGAATGAAACGTTGCGTAGGATTGATCGAGCGGTCGATTTTGCGAAAACCACACCTGTCCAGGGGGCGGTATAA
- a CDS encoding ATP-binding protein — MKHTLKFRITFFSFIFLFILIFCLSAMEIVEDKREYVNILVLRAQNIGNSMKSYTEKVVGLGLELKDVSGVSEKCRELVTNNPDIAYCIVTDPSGRYLFLNDQIFLQLQLSDVSKTITTKDLRAARIIGTTHQYYDTVTNVFSADGKLSAIVHVGFPLDSVNARVNTKIFRSLFVLVIALLGSFSFLVIFVNRSILTPIASLLEGVKTIARGAFDTKIEEVPIYEFNQLAKNINFMSESLRSRDEEIQRNYRDLAGAHDELRQSYQKLENLSYELERSEHLYKSLMEDSGDAILLIGSDEVISMVNKMAEDLFGYSSAEVAGLQLTKLLLLLNVENIPKIHAFFRRSLAGEHVSEEMQFTRKSGEIILARVNFSTSRSGNQFVAQAIFRDITKERETLLNLGKSAADLARLNKMKDSFLGLASHELKTPLTVIMGYAELIMSDMADQVDSTVLEMVENISNAAVRLDAIVKDMVDLSMIDEKRLRLKLEDINVNRLVEDAVNELRFFFNMRHQALEINLDESIPPIRGDSIRLIQLLSNVLGNAIKFTPDGGTVTVTTSAKYIVGRRNQALESGITPVSSEKENHIFVEITVSDTGIGIDGEDKIRIFEKFYEAGKIEEHSTGKVAFKAKGAGLGLAIAKGIVEMHGGEIWVESPGYSPEKFPGSTFHILLPLNPLAVDATIEYMNII, encoded by the coding sequence ATGAAGCATACTCTCAAATTCAGGATAACCTTCTTTTCCTTCATTTTTCTGTTTATTCTCATTTTTTGTCTCTCTGCCATGGAGATAGTTGAGGACAAGCGGGAGTATGTCAATATCCTGGTTTTGCGTGCGCAGAATATCGGCAATTCCATGAAGAGCTACACCGAAAAGGTCGTAGGCCTCGGTCTGGAATTGAAGGATGTGTCAGGAGTCTCCGAAAAATGCCGTGAACTGGTCACTAACAACCCTGACATTGCCTATTGCATCGTTACCGACCCTTCCGGACGTTACCTCTTCCTCAATGACCAAATCTTTTTACAACTTCAACTCAGCGATGTCAGCAAGACCATAACTACCAAAGACCTCCGTGCCGCAAGGATTATCGGGACAACACATCAGTATTACGACACTGTAACCAATGTATTTTCCGCAGATGGCAAGCTTTCGGCGATTGTCCATGTCGGTTTTCCTCTGGACAGTGTCAATGCCCGCGTAAATACCAAGATATTCCGGTCGCTCTTCGTCTTGGTTATCGCACTTCTCGGGTCATTCTCCTTTTTAGTCATCTTTGTCAATAGAAGTATCCTGACGCCGATTGCCTCTCTGCTTGAAGGTGTTAAGACCATTGCGCGCGGGGCTTTTGATACAAAAATCGAAGAAGTGCCGATTTATGAATTCAACCAGTTAGCGAAAAATATCAATTTCATGTCTGAATCTCTTAGAAGCCGTGACGAGGAGATTCAGCGTAACTACCGAGATCTTGCCGGCGCTCATGACGAGCTTCGTCAGTCGTATCAAAAACTTGAAAACCTGAGTTACGAGCTGGAGCGTTCCGAGCACCTTTATAAATCACTTATGGAGGACTCCGGCGATGCCATCCTGCTTATTGGCAGCGACGAAGTGATCAGCATGGTCAACAAGATGGCTGAGGACCTTTTCGGCTATTCCTCGGCTGAGGTTGCCGGTCTCCAGCTAACCAAGTTGCTGCTGCTGCTGAATGTTGAGAATATTCCCAAAATTCACGCATTTTTCAGAAGGTCCCTGGCTGGTGAGCATGTAAGCGAAGAGATGCAATTCACCAGGAAAAGCGGCGAGATCATTCTGGCCAGGGTCAATTTCAGTACCAGTCGCAGCGGCAACCAGTTCGTTGCCCAGGCCATTTTCCGAGATATCACCAAGGAACGCGAAACCTTGCTGAATCTTGGGAAAAGTGCGGCCGATCTTGCCCGCCTGAACAAGATGAAAGACTCGTTTCTCGGGCTTGCCTCTCATGAATTGAAGACCCCTCTGACCGTGATCATGGGCTATGCAGAGCTGATCATGTCTGATATGGCTGACCAGGTCGATAGTACCGTGCTTGAGATGGTGGAAAACATCTCCAACGCTGCAGTACGACTCGATGCCATTGTCAAGGACATGGTAGATCTGTCCATGATTGACGAGAAGCGACTGCGCCTGAAACTGGAAGATATAAATGTAAACCGTTTGGTGGAAGATGCCGTTAATGAACTACGGTTCTTTTTTAATATGCGGCATCAGGCATTGGAAATTAATCTCGACGAGTCAATTCCGCCCATCAGAGGGGATAGCATCCGGCTCATCCAGCTTCTTTCCAACGTACTGGGGAACGCGATTAAGTTTACTCCTGATGGGGGCACGGTTACGGTAACGACCTCAGCCAAGTATATTGTCGGTCGCAGGAATCAGGCTCTCGAATCGGGGATAACCCCGGTCAGCAGTGAGAAGGAAAACCATATTTTTGTGGAAATTACTGTCTCCGATACCGGTATCGGCATCGATGGTGAAGATAAAATCAGGATATTCGAAAAGTTTTATGAGGCTGGTAAGATTGAGGAGCACAGCACTGGCAAGGTTGCTTTCAAAGCGAAAGGGGCCGGTCTCGGCTTGGCAATCGCTAAGGGGATTGTTGAGATGCATGGTGGCGAGATCTGGGTGGAATCCCCGGGCTATAGCCCTGAGAAATTTCCCGGCTCAACTTTCCATATTCTGCTCCCTTTAAATCCCCTTGCCGTTGATGCCACAATTGAATACATGAACATCATCTGA
- the rpiB gene encoding ribose 5-phosphate isomerase B, which translates to MKIALGSDHGGYQLKTEIVDFLNNRSIEVLDVGTDSDASVDYPDFGEKVARLVANGDADSGIVVCGTGIGISIAANKIPGIRAALVTDSFMARMAKEHNNANVLALGGRVIDQSRACEIVAAWLDATFEGGRHQLRLDKIAQLEKAFCN; encoded by the coding sequence ATGAAAATCGCCTTGGGAAGCGATCATGGCGGGTATCAGCTAAAAACAGAAATTGTAGATTTTCTGAATAACCGGTCCATAGAGGTTCTTGATGTTGGGACTGATTCTGATGCCTCGGTTGATTACCCTGATTTCGGTGAAAAAGTAGCCAGGCTTGTTGCCAATGGAGATGCTGACAGCGGCATTGTCGTTTGCGGGACCGGCATCGGCATTTCAATAGCTGCCAACAAGATCCCTGGCATTCGTGCAGCGCTGGTCACCGACAGTTTCATGGCCAGGATGGCCAAGGAACACAATAATGCCAATGTCCTTGCTTTGGGGGGGAGAGTCATTGATCAGTCCAGGGCATGTGAAATAGTTGCTGCCTGGCTTGATGCGACTTTTGAGGGGGGGCGGCATCAACTGCGCCTGGATAAAATTGCCCAACTGGAAAAAGCCTTTTGTAACTAG
- the purB gene encoding adenylosuccinate lyase, with translation MIPRYTRPEMARIWEPENRFRIWLEIETLACEAQAELGVIPKEVVPVIREKGNFDIARVDAIELEVKHDVIAFLTSVAEFVGPEARFIHQGMTSSDVLDTCLSMQMVQAADELLIDLDMVLESIKTRAMEHKDTVCMGRSHGIHAEPVTFGLKLASWYAEMKRNRVRLAAARENIATGAISGAVGTFANIDPYVEEYVCEKMGLKPEPVSTQVIPRDRHAEYFCALAIIASSMERIAVEVRHLQRTEVLEAEEFFSKGQKGSSAMPHKRNPILSENLTGQARYIRGLCIPALENVALWHERDISHSSVERYIAPDATVALDFSLRRLHGLIKNLVVYPDNMVRNLNQMKGLVFSQKILLDLTQSGVSREDAYRLVQKNAMKVWQEGKDFLTELLADPEVIGALGESRIRESFDLKYHLKHVDTIFKRVFGE, from the coding sequence ATGATTCCACGTTATACCCGACCAGAGATGGCACGTATCTGGGAGCCTGAAAATCGTTTCCGCATCTGGCTTGAGATCGAGACGCTCGCCTGCGAGGCCCAGGCTGAACTGGGAGTTATCCCGAAAGAGGTGGTACCGGTAATTCGTGAAAAAGGAAATTTTGATATAGCACGCGTCGATGCCATTGAGTTGGAGGTAAAGCACGATGTCATTGCGTTTCTCACGTCAGTTGCCGAATTTGTTGGCCCGGAAGCGCGGTTCATCCACCAGGGGATGACCTCCTCGGATGTGCTTGATACCTGTTTGTCGATGCAGATGGTCCAGGCTGCGGATGAACTGCTCATCGACCTGGATATGGTCTTGGAGTCGATAAAGACCAGGGCAATGGAGCACAAGGATACGGTATGCATGGGGCGTTCGCACGGCATCCATGCCGAACCGGTGACCTTTGGTCTCAAGCTGGCCTCCTGGTATGCCGAGATGAAACGGAACCGCGTCAGGCTCGCCGCGGCTCGGGAAAACATCGCTACCGGCGCCATCTCCGGTGCTGTCGGCACTTTTGCCAATATTGACCCTTATGTCGAGGAGTATGTCTGCGAAAAGATGGGGCTCAAGCCGGAGCCGGTCTCGACCCAGGTCATACCCCGTGACCGCCATGCCGAGTACTTCTGTGCCCTGGCAATCATCGCCTCTTCCATGGAGCGGATAGCCGTAGAAGTTCGCCATCTGCAGCGCACCGAGGTACTTGAGGCCGAAGAGTTCTTCAGCAAGGGGCAAAAGGGATCGTCGGCAATGCCGCACAAGCGCAACCCGATCCTCTCGGAAAACCTGACCGGCCAGGCTCGATATATTCGCGGACTGTGCATTCCGGCACTGGAAAACGTTGCCCTCTGGCATGAGCGGGATATTTCCCACAGTTCGGTCGAACGCTATATCGCGCCAGATGCTACGGTGGCCCTCGATTTCTCCCTGCGTCGTCTGCACGGACTGATCAAGAACCTGGTTGTCTACCCGGACAATATGGTCCGGAATCTTAACCAGATGAAAGGGCTGGTCTTCTCCCAGAAGATCCTGCTCGATCTCACCCAGTCCGGGGTGTCGCGCGAAGATGCCTACCGACTGGTACAGAAGAACGCCATGAAGGTCTGGCAGGAAGGGAAGGATTTTCTGACCGAGCTGCTTGCCGATCCTGAGGTGATCGGGGCTCTGGGCGAGTCGCGGATTCGTGAATCCTTTGACCTGAAATATCACCTGAAACATGTGGATACTATTTTCAAGAGGGTATTCGGTGAATAG
- a CDS encoding mechanosensitive ion channel family protein, translated as MNRILDFYRLQETDSLYLFWIKEILIAVLIFVFFWWLSKVVRWILINIAPRFTSITATDLDDRILKRITPPISLLVIFAGLYYSVSYLALPQKVHLVTSGLVFIVNVAILTNVAYRCTDEILQWYAARLVQRHGEGLDRQLVPLAEKLATIFLIGTALIIVLKHFNYDILSLVTALGIGSLAIGMAAKDTLANMISGFTLMIDRPFRIGDRIHLKDGNWGDVTDIGLRTTKIKTVDNTLLIIPNSDLCNTTVINQAFPDIKAKGKITVGVAYGSDIELVKRTLVSAALEVEGVLSDPAPEAFFTAFGDSALNMALFFWVADYTKVFGTTDSINELIIKRFAEAGIVFPFPTRTIYLHKEE; from the coding sequence GTGAATAGGATTCTCGATTTTTATCGACTGCAGGAAACAGACAGCTTGTATCTCTTCTGGATTAAGGAGATACTGATTGCTGTCCTGATTTTTGTTTTTTTCTGGTGGCTATCAAAGGTAGTCAGATGGATTCTGATAAATATTGCACCTCGCTTCACCTCTATTACCGCGACTGATCTTGATGACCGGATACTCAAGCGGATTACGCCTCCGATATCACTTCTGGTGATCTTTGCCGGTCTTTATTACTCGGTTAGTTACCTGGCATTACCACAGAAGGTCCATCTGGTGACCTCGGGGCTGGTGTTTATTGTTAATGTTGCCATCCTCACCAATGTTGCTTACCGCTGTACCGATGAAATTCTTCAGTGGTATGCAGCTCGTCTGGTGCAACGGCATGGCGAGGGGCTTGATCGTCAGTTGGTGCCGCTTGCCGAAAAACTGGCAACGATCTTCCTGATTGGCACTGCGCTGATCATTGTGCTGAAGCATTTCAACTACGATATACTGTCTCTGGTGACAGCCTTGGGCATCGGTTCTCTTGCCATTGGTATGGCGGCAAAAGATACCCTGGCCAACATGATTTCCGGGTTCACCCTGATGATCGACCGTCCATTCCGGATCGGCGACCGGATTCACCTGAAAGACGGCAACTGGGGCGATGTGACCGATATTGGACTGCGTACCACCAAAATCAAGACAGTGGACAATACTCTGTTGATCATCCCTAACTCTGATCTTTGCAACACCACCGTCATCAACCAGGCTTTCCCGGATATCAAGGCAAAGGGTAAGATAACGGTCGGCGTGGCTTACGGCAGTGATATTGAACTGGTAAAAAGAACCCTGGTGTCGGCTGCCCTTGAAGTCGAAGGGGTGCTCAGCGATCCGGCTCCCGAAGCATTTTTTACTGCTTTCGGCGACAGTGCCCTGAATATGGCGCTGTTCTTTTGGGTGGCAGATTACACTAAGGTATTTGGTACAACAGACAGCATAAATGAACTGATCATCAAACGGTTTGCCGAGGCCGGCATCGTATTCCCGTTTCCAACAAGAACCATCTACCTGCACAAGGAAGAATAA
- a CDS encoding DNA gyrase inhibitor YacG: MTPGAVKCPICRKPVVWDGNPDRPFCSNRCRMVDLGAWASEEYAVPGEKLPDEKYSD; this comes from the coding sequence ATGACGCCCGGTGCTGTGAAATGCCCTATATGCAGAAAGCCTGTAGTTTGGGATGGGAATCCGGATCGACCATTTTGCAGTAACAGGTGCCGGATGGTCGATCTTGGGGCATGGGCGTCGGAAGAGTACGCCGTCCCAGGAGAGAAGCTTCCTGACGAAAAGTATTCAGACTAG
- the glyA gene encoding serine hydroxymethyltransferase, producing the protein MSILEKFDPEVASAISRETERQEYNLELIASENFVSEAVLEAQGSVLTNKYAEGYPGKRYYGGCHQVDIVEQLAIDRAKELFGAEHANVQPHSGSQANMAVYFAACKPGDTILGMNLSHGGHLTHGSPVNFSGRFFNIVPYGVTPETQTIDYAEVERLAEEHKPRMIVVGASAYPRIIDFQAFRKIADKVGAVVMVDMAHIAGLVAAGLHPSPVPYAEYVTTTTHKTLRGPRGGMILCREEFAKALNSQIFPGIQGGPLMHAIAAKAVAFKEALQPEFKVYQTQIVKNAKALSEALMKRGFKLTSGGTDNHLMLIDFSGTETTGKAAEEALDKAGITVNKNTVPFETRSPFVTSGIRVGTPAATSHGLKEPEMELVAGFIAEAVANIGNDEKLAAIKADVNNLMKRFPLYAHRLK; encoded by the coding sequence ATGTCAATTCTTGAGAAATTCGATCCGGAAGTTGCCAGTGCCATATCACGGGAGACGGAACGTCAGGAGTATAACCTCGAATTGATAGCTTCTGAGAATTTTGTTTCAGAGGCTGTACTTGAGGCTCAGGGTTCTGTTCTCACCAACAAATATGCCGAAGGTTATCCAGGCAAGCGTTATTACGGCGGCTGCCACCAGGTAGACATTGTTGAGCAACTGGCAATAGATCGGGCCAAGGAGCTTTTCGGCGCCGAGCATGCCAATGTGCAGCCACATTCAGGTTCACAGGCCAATATGGCCGTCTACTTTGCTGCCTGCAAGCCTGGGGATACGATCCTCGGTATGAACCTTTCTCATGGTGGCCACCTGACGCATGGCAGCCCGGTAAACTTTTCCGGTCGTTTTTTCAATATTGTCCCTTACGGGGTGACTCCCGAAACACAGACTATTGATTATGCCGAGGTTGAGCGGCTTGCTGAAGAGCATAAACCCAGAATGATCGTAGTAGGCGCCAGCGCGTACCCGCGAATCATTGATTTCCAGGCATTTCGCAAGATTGCCGATAAGGTTGGCGCTGTAGTCATGGTTGATATGGCTCATATTGCCGGTCTGGTAGCTGCCGGACTGCACCCAAGCCCGGTACCTTATGCGGAATATGTGACCACGACCACGCACAAGACGCTGCGTGGCCCGCGTGGCGGCATGATCCTGTGCCGCGAAGAGTTTGCCAAGGCCCTGAATTCTCAAATTTTCCCTGGCATCCAGGGCGGTCCGTTAATGCATGCCATTGCTGCTAAGGCTGTGGCTTTCAAAGAGGCGCTCCAGCCAGAGTTCAAGGTGTATCAGACCCAGATTGTGAAAAACGCCAAGGCGCTGTCTGAAGCACTTATGAAGCGTGGCTTCAAACTGACCAGCGGCGGTACTGACAACCACCTCATGCTTATAGATTTCTCCGGCACCGAGACCACCGGTAAAGCAGCTGAGGAGGCGCTGGACAAGGCTGGAATTACGGTGAACAAGAATACTGTGCCTTTCGAGACCCGCTCTCCGTTCGTAACTTCCGGCATCAGGGTTGGGACGCCTGCAGCAACCAGTCATGGCCTCAAAGAACCGGAAATGGAGCTGGTGGCCGGCTTTATAGCCGAAGCTGTGGCGAATATCGGTAACGATGAGAAACTGGCTGCCATTAAGGCTGACGTAAATAATCTCATGAAGCGTTTTCCGCTGTACGCCCACCGGTTGAAGTAA
- a CDS encoding MBL fold metallo-hydrolase, whose product MKLCLLASGSKGNSVYIESGETCILVDSGCSGREICKRLESRGLKPEKLAAVFITHEHSDHISGVGALARKLKIPVIVSHRTQEAASRQIGKCDIIEFQPGTGFQFRDLHIDPFPITHDACDPVGFVIESSEGKTGVATDLGIATRLVKDKLQGCRALVLESNHDEEMLMNGPYPWHLKQRIKSRHGHLSNAESVDLLQDILHGELAGLFLAHLSEVNNDPEKALAATTSFLAGQNTCNPQLFVGNQYQPSLTLTL is encoded by the coding sequence ATGAAACTCTGCCTGCTGGCCAGTGGGAGCAAGGGGAATTCCGTTTATATTGAGTCCGGAGAGACCTGCATTCTTGTCGATTCCGGGTGCTCAGGACGAGAGATCTGTAAACGACTTGAAAGCAGGGGGCTTAAACCTGAAAAACTTGCGGCGGTTTTTATCACCCACGAGCACTCAGATCATATTTCCGGCGTAGGGGCGCTCGCCCGTAAACTCAAGATCCCGGTGATTGTCAGTCACCGAACCCAAGAAGCGGCAAGCAGGCAGATCGGCAAATGTGATATTATCGAGTTTCAGCCGGGGACCGGTTTCCAGTTCCGGGATCTCCATATCGACCCATTTCCCATTACCCATGATGCCTGCGATCCTGTGGGGTTTGTCATTGAAAGCAGTGAAGGCAAAACAGGTGTCGCAACTGACCTGGGGATTGCCACCAGGCTTGTAAAGGATAAGCTTCAAGGGTGCCGAGCCTTGGTTCTGGAGTCGAACCATGACGAAGAGATGCTCATGAACGGACCGTATCCATGGCATCTAAAGCAGAGAATAAAATCGCGGCATGGTCATCTGTCCAATGCCGAATCTGTTGATCTTCTCCAGGACATTCTCCATGGAGAACTCGCCGGGCTTTTTCTTGCACATCTTTCAGAGGTGAACAACGACCCGGAAAAAGCACTGGCAGCCACAACATCATTTCTCGCAGGGCAGAATACCTGCAATCCGCAGCTTTTTGTCGGCAATCAGTATCAGCCCAGTTTGACGCTGACATTATAA